One segment of Marvinbryantia formatexigens DSM 14469 DNA contains the following:
- a CDS encoding FtsW/RodA/SpoVE family cell cycle protein produces the protein MGAAARLGRPSAPGPSAGKFCDRSDCLHPGKKNPDYTLLIIVLALVVFGLVTLQSTSAYNGRVRFLDAGYYFKKQLFATVLGLIAMGMISRMDYHIFSRFAVWGYLASLALSGAVLLVGDSYNGSKRWLSLGPLSFQPSEFAKPAVILFLAYIISSRRKKQGSIAMLTGVVVLVLPIVALVGTNNLSTAIIILGIAVILAFVSNPKYLQFVWLGLTGVGFIAVFLSMEQYRLERLAIWRNPEAYEKGFQTIQGLYAIGSGGLFGRGLGESLQKLGFVPEAQNDMIFSIICEELGLMGALLLLFIFLLMLWRFMVIATHAPDLFGALICAGIMGHIAIQVILNVAVVTNTIPNTGITLPFISYGGTSVLFLLAEMGLALSVSRWQKGNSGIY, from the coding sequence ATGGGCGCCGCTGCCCGCCTGGGCAGACCTTCTGCCCCCGGTCCGTCTGCGGGAAAATTTTGTGACAGGAGTGATTGCTTGCATCCAGGAAAGAAGAATCCGGATTACACACTTCTGATAATTGTGCTTGCCCTGGTTGTTTTCGGGCTGGTGACACTGCAGAGTACAAGCGCATACAACGGCAGGGTCCGCTTTCTGGACGCCGGTTATTATTTTAAGAAACAATTATTCGCCACCGTGCTCGGACTGATTGCGATGGGAATGATTTCCCGCATGGATTACCATATATTTTCCAGATTTGCCGTCTGGGGATATCTGGCATCCCTGGCATTATCGGGCGCTGTGCTGCTGGTGGGGGATTCCTACAACGGCTCAAAGCGCTGGCTCTCGCTGGGACCGTTATCGTTCCAGCCCTCGGAATTTGCCAAACCGGCGGTGATTCTGTTCCTCGCTTATATCATCAGCAGCCGCCGGAAAAAACAGGGAAGCATCGCCATGCTGACAGGCGTTGTGGTGCTTGTGCTGCCGATCGTTGCGCTGGTGGGCACTAATAACTTAAGCACCGCGATCATCATTCTGGGAATCGCCGTGATTCTGGCGTTTGTCTCAAATCCAAAATATCTGCAGTTTGTGTGGCTCGGTCTGACAGGAGTCGGCTTTATCGCTGTTTTTCTGAGCATGGAGCAGTACCGCCTGGAGCGTCTTGCCATCTGGCGCAATCCGGAGGCTTACGAAAAAGGCTTCCAGACCATCCAGGGACTGTATGCCATCGGCTCCGGCGGTCTCTTTGGCAGGGGACTTGGCGAGAGCCTGCAGAAGCTGGGCTTTGTGCCGGAGGCGCAGAACGATATGATTTTTTCGATTATCTGCGAAGAGCTCGGACTGATGGGAGCGCTGCTTCTGCTGTTTATTTTTCTCTTGATGCTGTGGCGGTTTATGGTAATTGCCACGCACGCGCCCGATTTGTTCGGCGCGCTGATCTGCGCCGGAATTATGGGGCATATTGCAATCCAGGTGATTTTAAATGTTGCGGTGGTAACAAATACGATTCCGAATACTGGCATTACGCTGCCGTTTATCAGCTATGGAGGAACGTCCGTGCTGTTTCTGCTTGCGGAAATGGGGCTGGCGCTTTCTGTCAGCAGGTGGCAAAAAGGAAACTCCGGCATATACTAA
- the mraY gene encoding phospho-N-acetylmuramoyl-pentapeptide-transferase: MSMEVVLSLLISFAISVILSPFVIPFLRKLKVGNTERTDGVQSHLKKSGTPTMGGLIILISVLVTSLLFIGRYPRIIPILFLTLGFGIIGFLDDYLKVVLRRSDGLLPKQKFLLQIVVTTIFVIYILVVDPDCLLIMLPFTGGMYFDCVWVTVPLVYLVVLGTVNGVNFTDGLDGLATGVTTMVAVFFTVVSIGTKAGIEPITAAVCGALLGFLLFNSHPAQVFMGDTGSLALGGFVAGCAYVLQIPILIPVFGFIYMIEVISVIIQVLYFKKTGGKRFFKMAPIHHHFELCGWSETQIVSAFTVITALLCVISLCGLQV; encoded by the coding sequence ATAAGTATGGAAGTAGTTTTATCGCTGCTGATTTCTTTTGCGATCAGCGTGATTTTAAGTCCCTTTGTGATTCCGTTTCTCAGAAAGCTGAAGGTGGGAAACACAGAGCGGACGGACGGTGTGCAGTCGCATCTGAAAAAGTCCGGTACGCCGACGATGGGCGGTCTGATTATTCTGATTAGCGTGCTGGTGACGTCGCTTTTATTTATCGGACGGTATCCGCGCATTATCCCGATTCTCTTTCTGACGCTGGGCTTTGGAATTATCGGCTTTCTGGACGACTATCTGAAAGTAGTGCTGCGGCGCTCGGACGGTCTGCTGCCGAAGCAGAAATTTCTTCTCCAGATTGTGGTGACGACGATTTTTGTGATTTACATACTGGTGGTGGACCCGGACTGTCTGCTGATCATGCTGCCTTTCACGGGCGGAATGTATTTTGACTGTGTCTGGGTGACGGTGCCGCTGGTTTATCTGGTGGTGCTCGGCACGGTAAACGGCGTGAACTTTACGGACGGTCTGGACGGGCTTGCCACGGGCGTTACCACGATGGTGGCGGTGTTCTTTACGGTGGTTTCCATCGGCACGAAGGCGGGCATCGAGCCGATCACGGCGGCAGTCTGCGGCGCTCTTCTGGGATTTCTGCTGTTCAATTCGCACCCGGCGCAGGTGTTTATGGGGGATACCGGTTCTCTCGCGCTGGGCGGCTTTGTGGCGGGCTGCGCCTATGTGCTGCAGATTCCGATTCTGATACCGGTGTTTGGATTTATTTATATGATAGAGGTTATCTCGGTGATTATCCAGGTCCTCTACTTTAAGAAAACAGGCGGAAAACGGTTCTTTAAAATGGCGCCGATTCATCATCATTTTGAGCTCTGCGGCTGGTCCGAGACGCAGATCGTGTCCGCCTTTACGGTAATCACGGCGCTGCTTTGCGTAATCAGCCTGTGTGGTCTGCAGGTGTAA
- a CDS encoding N-acetylmuramoyl-L-alanine amidase translates to MKKIVKKSLGMLVLLFAFLMLPTGQAKAENVVVVLDPGHGGAEAGARSTWDGVNYYEEVLNLKIAMYAKEELETYSGVTVYMTRTTNTGVSMDREARVKFAKSRNADALVSIHLNSGGKGKVSGALAMVPSLSGYPYQEASEAQALAKVILAQLHSSTGVTNRGFQYDDELGIILYGMKKQNETIKTSLGKLKGVGTYRLPSMIIEHCFLDCKSDCIKYLSSEAKLKKLGVADATGIAKYYGLKKGGGTQEPQPEPVVKNGWQTENGKKCYYINDVKVKSKWKSIGGKYYYFDASGYLKTGPFKIGKKMYITDENGVRQTGLVEYKGRHYYASSKGTLYTGWQTINGKKYYFSPTTGRAQKGLKKIGKNTYYFHPTTGVMQTKWVKLANGKKMYFRKADGVQVKSKWLRINKKYYYIGSNGYAYVNTKKRISGKVYKFNAIGVCTNRK, encoded by the coding sequence ATGAAAAAGATTGTAAAGAAGAGCCTTGGCATGCTTGTGCTGCTGTTTGCGTTTCTGATGCTTCCGACGGGACAGGCGAAGGCGGAAAATGTTGTGGTCGTGCTCGACCCCGGCCACGGCGGTGCGGAAGCCGGCGCGCGCAGTACCTGGGACGGCGTCAATTACTATGAAGAAGTTCTGAATCTGAAGATCGCCATGTACGCGAAGGAGGAGCTGGAGACTTACAGCGGCGTCACCGTCTATATGACGCGCACCACAAACACGGGCGTGTCGATGGACCGCGAGGCGCGCGTGAAGTTTGCAAAGAGCAGAAACGCGGACGCCCTGGTGAGCATCCACCTGAACAGCGGCGGCAAGGGCAAGGTGAGCGGCGCGCTCGCAATGGTACCGTCACTGTCCGGTTATCCGTACCAGGAGGCGTCGGAGGCGCAGGCTCTCGCTAAGGTTATCCTTGCGCAGCTTCACAGCAGTACGGGAGTGACGAACCGCGGCTTCCAGTACGACGATGAACTGGGCATTATTCTGTATGGAATGAAAAAGCAGAACGAGACGATTAAGACGAGCCTCGGCAAGCTGAAGGGCGTCGGTACCTACCGTCTGCCAAGCATGATTATTGAGCACTGCTTTCTGGACTGCAAAAGCGACTGCATCAAATATCTGAGCAGCGAGGCGAAGCTGAAAAAGCTTGGCGTTGCGGACGCCACCGGAATCGCAAAGTATTACGGGCTGAAAAAAGGCGGAGGAACGCAGGAGCCGCAGCCGGAGCCGGTTGTGAAAAACGGCTGGCAGACCGAGAACGGAAAGAAATGCTACTACATAAATGATGTCAAAGTAAAGAGCAAGTGGAAGTCCATCGGCGGGAAATATTATTATTTTGATGCCAGTGGCTATCTGAAGACGGGACCGTTTAAGATTGGTAAGAAAATGTACATTACCGACGAAAACGGTGTGCGCCAGACGGGGCTTGTGGAATACAAAGGCAGGCACTACTACGCCAGCAGCAAGGGAACCCTGTACACCGGCTGGCAGACGATAAACGGCAAAAAGTATTATTTCAGCCCTACCACCGGCAGGGCGCAGAAGGGGCTGAAGAAGATTGGGAAAAATACCTACTACTTCCATCCCACGACCGGCGTGATGCAGACCAAGTGGGTGAAGCTTGCGAACGGCAAAAAGATGTATTTCCGCAAGGCGGACGGCGTGCAGGTGAAGAGCAAATGGCTGCGGATCAATAAAAAATATTACTATATCGGCAGCAATGGCTATGCTTACGTGAACACAAAGAAGCGTATCAGCGGTAAGGTATATAAATTCAATGCAATCGGTGTCTGCACAAACCGAAAATAA
- the ftsZ gene encoding cell division protein FtsZ has product MSNEAESAAKIIVIGVGGAGGNAVNRMVDEAIAGVEFIAINTDKQALDLCRAPHTIQIGEKVTKGLGAGAKPQVGQQAAEESTEEIKQAISGADMVFVTCGMGGGTGTGAAPVVAGLAKEMGILTVGVVTKPFRFEAKTRMNNALAGIEKLKDNVDTLIVIPNDKLLEIVDRRTTMPEALKKADEVLQQAVQGITDLINLPALINLDFADVQTVMTDKGIAHIGIGQAKGDDKALEAVKQAVSSPLLETTISGASHVIINISGDISLMDANDAASYVQEMAGENANIIFGAMYDDTYADEASITVIATGLSDQNKEQEPAPKKTGTGRRIVPDFNYQANTAKTEMPSGMRTPTPLAGLNNSGSSSTGRLRTPESKVQERDIQIPDFLKRR; this is encoded by the coding sequence ATGTCAAATGAAGCAGAGTCTGCGGCAAAGATTATTGTCATCGGAGTTGGCGGCGCAGGCGGGAATGCAGTAAATAGAATGGTAGACGAGGCGATTGCCGGTGTGGAGTTCATCGCTATCAATACAGATAAACAGGCGCTTGATTTATGCCGTGCGCCGCATACGATACAGATTGGTGAAAAAGTGACCAAGGGACTTGGCGCAGGCGCAAAGCCGCAGGTTGGACAGCAGGCGGCGGAGGAGAGCACGGAGGAGATCAAACAGGCGATCTCCGGCGCGGACATGGTATTCGTTACCTGCGGTATGGGCGGCGGCACCGGAACCGGAGCGGCTCCTGTTGTGGCAGGTCTTGCAAAAGAAATGGGTATTCTCACAGTCGGCGTTGTCACGAAGCCGTTCCGCTTCGAGGCGAAGACGCGTATGAACAACGCGCTCGCAGGCATTGAAAAATTAAAAGACAACGTAGATACACTCATTGTGATCCCGAACGACAAGCTTCTGGAAATTGTGGACAGGCGTACCACCATGCCGGAGGCGCTTAAAAAAGCGGACGAGGTGCTGCAGCAGGCAGTACAGGGAATCACAGACCTTATCAATCTGCCGGCGCTGATCAATCTGGATTTTGCGGATGTACAGACCGTTATGACAGATAAGGGAATCGCGCACATCGGTATCGGACAGGCAAAGGGCGACGACAAGGCGCTGGAGGCAGTAAAGCAGGCGGTATCCAGTCCGCTGCTGGAGACGACCATCAGCGGCGCTTCCCACGTTATTATCAATATTTCCGGAGACATTTCCCTTATGGATGCCAACGACGCGGCAAGCTATGTACAGGAAATGGCGGGAGAAAACGCAAACATTATCTTTGGTGCGATGTACGATGATACATACGCTGACGAGGCAAGTATCACCGTTATTGCAACCGGACTGAGCGACCAGAATAAAGAACAGGAACCGGCTCCGAAGAAGACGGGCACGGGCAGAAGAATCGTTCCGGATTTTAACTACCAGGCAAATACCGCCAAAACGGAAATGCCGTCCGGAATGCGCACACCGACACCGCTTGCGGGGCTGAACAACAGTGGCTCTTCCTCCACGGGAAGGCTGCGTACTCCGGAGAGCAAGGTGCAGGAGAGAGACATCCAGATTCCGGACTTCCTTAAAAGAAGATAG
- a CDS encoding UDP-N-acetylglucosamine 1-carboxyvinyltransferase has translation MNRIQTRGNIPLCGEVTIQGAKNAALPLMAAAVLHRGTTVLHRCPQILDVEYMSGILRGLGCTVRREGQTLIIDAREISDFCVAAQPATCLRASVLLMGSLLGRCGCARLPYPGGCTIGERPIDLHLQVFERMGAQILPEEEGIGVYAGKGCAKEPGCARADGAAPPDRARLQGCSLRLSFPSVGATENAILGAVLAEGTTELDGCATEPEIAELCRFLNQKGAKIEGVGRQRLVITGVTCLQDSQYTLMPDRIVAGTYLLAAAGTRGRISVRGVCPEHLGALTEVLQKSGAKLKTGRDVICMDAREAYLPVSSVRTEPYPGFPTDLQSQLMVFLTGARGVSTLEERLFESRFLIAGELQKMGAELAIHGRLAVIKGTCGLRGAIVQARELRGGAALVAAGLMAEGETLVLDSHFIKRGYEDICRDLSGLGADIKEL, from the coding sequence GTGAATCGGATACAGACCAGAGGCAACATTCCGCTGTGCGGAGAAGTGACAATACAGGGAGCGAAAAATGCTGCTCTGCCGCTGATGGCGGCGGCGGTTCTTCACAGAGGAACGACGGTACTTCACCGCTGCCCGCAGATCCTGGATGTGGAATACATGAGCGGGATTCTGCGCGGGCTTGGCTGCACGGTGCGAAGAGAGGGGCAGACGCTGATAATTGATGCGCGGGAAATCTCGGATTTCTGCGTGGCGGCGCAGCCTGCCACCTGTCTGCGCGCGTCCGTGCTTCTGATGGGGAGCCTGCTTGGCAGATGCGGCTGTGCGCGGCTGCCATATCCGGGCGGCTGCACGATCGGCGAGCGCCCGATTGATTTGCACCTGCAGGTATTTGAGCGCATGGGCGCGCAGATTCTTCCGGAGGAGGAAGGAATCGGAGTGTACGCCGGAAAAGGATGCGCGAAAGAACCGGGGTGCGCCAGAGCGGATGGCGCGGCGCCGCCGGACCGGGCGCGTCTGCAGGGCTGCAGTCTGCGGCTCTCGTTTCCAAGTGTGGGCGCCACGGAGAACGCCATTCTCGGAGCGGTTCTTGCCGAGGGCACGACGGAGCTGGACGGCTGCGCAACGGAACCGGAAATTGCGGAGCTGTGCCGCTTTTTAAATCAGAAGGGAGCAAAAATCGAGGGAGTCGGCAGGCAGAGGCTTGTCATCACCGGTGTGACCTGTCTGCAGGATTCGCAGTATACGCTGATGCCCGACAGGATTGTGGCAGGTACATATCTGCTGGCGGCGGCAGGAACCAGGGGCAGGATTTCCGTGCGCGGCGTATGCCCGGAGCATCTGGGCGCACTGACGGAGGTGCTGCAGAAAAGCGGCGCGAAGCTGAAAACCGGGCGGGATGTTATCTGCATGGACGCCAGGGAGGCGTATCTTCCGGTATCCTCTGTGCGGACAGAGCCTTATCCGGGGTTCCCGACGGACCTGCAGTCCCAGCTCATGGTATTCCTGACCGGAGCGCGCGGGGTGAGCACGCTGGAGGAGCGGCTCTTTGAATCGCGGTTTCTGATTGCCGGGGAGCTGCAGAAAATGGGGGCGGAGCTTGCCATACACGGGCGGCTGGCTGTGATAAAAGGAACGTGCGGACTGCGGGGCGCCATCGTGCAGGCGCGTGAGTTGCGCGGGGGAGCGGCACTGGTAGCTGCCGGCCTGATGGCGGAGGGAGAGACCCTTGTCCTGGACAGTCATTTTATAAAGAGAGGCTATGAAGATATCTGCCGCGACCTTTCCGGTCTTGGGGCGGATATAAAAGAACTATGA
- a CDS encoding cell division protein FtsQ/DivIB, with the protein MELQRRKKRNLLKLPLLVFFAVVVIGFAVIFGLFHIRTVDVTGNQFYSAEEIQKMVMSDSLAENTIYLTWKYSDPAAAEELPFLSAVEISMIEPWHVQIRVYEKTIAGYLMFSGSRVYFDTDGNVVEISGEEREGVPPVSGISIGQPVVGEALPVADGGFLDDIVANARALHQSGLTPDEIHYDDQQELILYFGESRVLLGDTSYMEEKLEELSAIYPQMEGMSGTLHMENYTPDITSVRFVPGERGEEEQELIINLNRTSQEAETNEAGEPVQNEDGTPQTDTSETSETTAEEGGSGYVEDSSRFSTDANGNEIYTDEAGNTTTNLDQPYLGDDGQIITDGYGYIDPYTGAYILN; encoded by the coding sequence ATGGAGCTGCAGAGGAGGAAAAAACGAAATCTGCTGAAGCTGCCGCTGCTGGTTTTCTTTGCTGTAGTTGTTATCGGCTTTGCGGTGATTTTCGGGCTGTTTCATATCCGCACGGTGGATGTGACTGGCAATCAGTTCTACTCAGCGGAAGAAATACAGAAAATGGTGATGTCGGATTCGCTGGCGGAAAATACGATTTACCTCACCTGGAAATACAGCGACCCGGCGGCAGCGGAAGAGCTTCCGTTTCTGAGCGCCGTGGAGATATCGATGATAGAGCCCTGGCATGTACAGATACGGGTGTATGAAAAAACAATCGCCGGGTATCTGATGTTCTCCGGTTCCAGGGTTTACTTTGATACGGACGGAAACGTGGTGGAAATTTCCGGGGAGGAGCGCGAGGGCGTTCCGCCGGTTTCCGGAATTTCCATCGGGCAGCCGGTGGTCGGTGAGGCACTGCCGGTGGCGGACGGAGGCTTTCTCGATGATATTGTGGCAAATGCCCGCGCGTTGCATCAGAGCGGTCTGACACCGGATGAGATCCACTACGACGACCAGCAGGAGCTGATACTCTACTTTGGCGAAAGCCGGGTGCTGCTGGGCGATACCTCGTATATGGAGGAAAAGCTGGAGGAGCTTTCCGCCATCTATCCGCAGATGGAGGGCATGTCCGGCACGCTCCACATGGAAAATTACACGCCGGATATCACATCCGTGCGCTTTGTTCCGGGAGAGCGCGGCGAGGAAGAGCAGGAGCTGATTATCAATCTGAACAGGACTTCCCAGGAAGCGGAAACGAATGAGGCGGGAGAGCCGGTGCAAAATGAAGACGGCACGCCACAGACGGATACGTCGGAGACGTCAGAGACCACAGCGGAGGAGGGCGGCAGCGGCTACGTGGAAGATTCCTCAAGATTCTCCACCGATGCCAACGGCAACGAAATCTATACGGACGAGGCGGGCAACACCACCACAAACCTCGATCAGCCCTATCTTGGGGACGACGGGCAGATTATCACCGACGGCTACGGCTACATCGACCCGTACACAGGCGCCTATATCCTGAATTAA
- the murD gene encoding UDP-N-acetylmuramoyl-L-alanine--D-glutamate ligase has product MDLQNKKVLVFGTGISGIAAAQLLEKMGALPVLFDGNTELKKEDIREKLDGTEAEIYLGELPQDTAEQLSLVVLSPGVPTDLPLVNALRERGLPIWGEIELAYENSRGDVLAVTGTNGKTTTTSLLGAIMKHARDSVFVVGNIGVPYTQMVTQTTEDSVTVAEISSFQLETIEAFRPKVSAILNITPDHLNRHHTMEEYIRVKELITLNQTPEDTCVLNYEDEILREFGKSLSCRVIFFSSLRTLEKGISLNGDRIEYRDGDTVIPFCSTGELKLPGRHNYENVMAAAAMALAYGVSVEDICYVLKRFTAVEHRIEFVAEVDGVAYYNDSKGTNPDAAIKGIQAMDRPTLLIGGGYDKNSDYEEWIQAFDGKVRYLVLIGQTREKIKEAAERCGFTDTVLADTFEEAFDFCAGHARRGDAVLLSPACASWGMFPNYEVRGKVFKELVHKLEHRPE; this is encoded by the coding sequence ATGGATCTACAAAATAAAAAGGTACTGGTCTTCGGGACGGGCATCAGCGGCATTGCCGCGGCGCAGCTTCTGGAAAAGATGGGCGCCCTGCCGGTACTTTTTGACGGAAATACGGAACTGAAGAAGGAGGATATCCGGGAAAAGCTTGACGGCACAGAGGCGGAGATCTATCTCGGAGAGCTGCCGCAGGATACGGCAGAGCAGCTTTCCCTGGTGGTGTTAAGCCCCGGCGTACCAACAGACCTTCCGCTTGTAAATGCGCTGCGGGAGCGCGGACTTCCCATCTGGGGAGAGATTGAGCTTGCCTACGAAAACAGCCGCGGCGATGTCCTTGCTGTCACCGGCACAAACGGCAAGACGACCACGACCAGCCTGCTCGGCGCTATCATGAAGCATGCGCGGGATTCGGTGTTTGTGGTCGGCAATATCGGCGTGCCCTACACGCAGATGGTTACGCAGACAACGGAGGATTCTGTGACGGTTGCGGAAATCAGCAGCTTCCAGCTGGAAACTATCGAGGCGTTCCGTCCGAAGGTCAGCGCGATTTTAAATATCACGCCGGACCACCTGAACCGGCACCATACGATGGAGGAATACATCCGGGTAAAGGAGCTGATTACCTTAAACCAGACGCCGGAGGATACCTGCGTGCTCAATTATGAGGATGAAATTTTGCGGGAATTCGGGAAAAGCCTTTCCTGTCGCGTCATATTTTTCAGCAGTCTGCGTACATTAGAAAAGGGAATTTCTTTAAACGGCGACAGAATTGAATACCGCGACGGGGATACCGTTATTCCCTTCTGCAGCACCGGGGAGCTGAAGCTTCCGGGAAGACATAACTATGAAAATGTGATGGCGGCTGCGGCAATGGCGCTGGCATACGGCGTATCCGTGGAGGATATCTGCTATGTGCTGAAGCGCTTCACGGCGGTTGAGCACCGCATTGAGTTTGTGGCGGAGGTGGACGGTGTCGCTTATTATAACGATTCCAAGGGAACCAATCCGGACGCCGCCATCAAGGGAATCCAGGCGATGGACCGCCCGACGCTGCTGATTGGCGGCGGCTACGATAAAAACTCCGATTACGAGGAGTGGATACAGGCGTTTGACGGCAAGGTGCGCTATCTCGTGCTCATCGGTCAGACGCGGGAGAAGATTAAGGAGGCGGCAGAGCGGTGCGGCTTTACGGATACCGTGCTCGCCGATACCTTTGAGGAGGCGTTTGATTTCTGCGCCGGTCATGCCCGCAGGGGCGACGCGGTGCTCCTCTCACCCGCCTGCGCAAGCTGGGGCATGTTCCCCAACTACGAGGTGCGCGGCAAAGTATTCAAAGAGCTGGTGCATAAGCTGGAGCACAGACCGGAGTAA